The following are encoded in a window of Prochlorococcus marinus str. MIT 1013 genomic DNA:
- the miaB gene encoding tRNA (N6-isopentenyl adenosine(37)-C2)-methylthiotransferase MiaB → MTASIAPNKKSTSFRTKRGSYWITTFGCQMNKADSERMSGILQTMGYQLAEEELKADLILYNTCTIRDNAEQKVYSYLGRQARRKKSDPHLKIIIAGCLAQQEGESLLRRVPEIDLVMGPQHANRLETLLNQVDNGHQVLATDEQHIYEDIATARRESSICGWVNIIYGCNERCTYCVVPSVRGKEQSRTPQAIKNEIEELARIGYKEITLLGQNIDAYGRDFKPYEFNKSGQLTLSYLLEYVHDIVGIERIRFATSHPRYFTKELIDVCAKLPKICEHFHIPFQSGSNKILKNMGRGYTVQTYKDIVNYIKQIMPESSITSDAIVAFPGETRDEFEETLSLIEDVKFDLVNTAAYSPRPNTPAALWPNQLSETIKIDRLREINNLVEKTAKERNLRYKDSSQEILIENINSKDNSQLMGRTRTNRLTFFPRFSSNRQSHQPGEIVNIKINEIRPFSLTGRLL, encoded by the coding sequence ATGACAGCATCCATAGCTCCTAATAAAAAAAGCACATCTTTCAGGACTAAGAGAGGGAGCTATTGGATTACCACTTTTGGATGTCAAATGAATAAAGCTGATTCAGAAAGAATGTCAGGCATTTTACAAACAATGGGCTATCAGCTTGCAGAGGAGGAACTTAAAGCAGATTTAATTCTCTATAACACGTGTACTATTCGTGATAATGCCGAGCAAAAAGTTTATAGTTATTTAGGAAGGCAAGCTAGGAGGAAAAAATCAGATCCACATTTGAAAATCATCATTGCAGGATGCTTAGCGCAACAAGAAGGTGAATCCCTATTAAGACGAGTTCCTGAAATAGATCTTGTAATGGGGCCTCAGCATGCAAATCGGCTGGAGACTCTTCTTAATCAAGTTGATAACGGACACCAGGTATTGGCAACCGATGAACAGCACATATACGAAGACATAGCAACGGCAAGAAGAGAGAGCTCTATATGCGGTTGGGTCAACATCATCTATGGATGTAATGAGCGATGCACTTATTGCGTAGTCCCCTCCGTTAGGGGCAAAGAACAATCAAGAACTCCTCAAGCTATTAAAAATGAAATAGAAGAATTAGCAAGAATTGGATATAAAGAAATAACCCTTTTAGGGCAAAATATAGATGCTTATGGCAGAGACTTTAAACCTTATGAATTTAATAAATCTGGACAATTAACACTTTCATATTTATTAGAATATGTTCATGATATTGTAGGGATTGAGCGTATTAGATTTGCCACAAGTCATCCTAGGTATTTTACGAAAGAGTTAATAGATGTATGCGCAAAGCTTCCTAAGATTTGTGAACATTTTCATATCCCATTCCAAAGTGGAAGTAATAAAATACTTAAAAATATGGGTCGAGGATATACTGTTCAAACCTATAAAGATATTGTAAATTATATAAAACAAATAATGCCGGAGTCATCTATTACTTCTGATGCAATTGTAGCTTTTCCTGGCGAGACAAGAGATGAATTCGAAGAGACATTATCACTTATAGAAGATGTTAAATTTGATCTTGTCAATACTGCAGCATATTCTCCAAGACCCAATACACCAGCAGCTTTATGGCCTAATCAATTATCTGAAACAATAAAAATTGATCGACTAAGAGAAATAAATAACTTAGTCGAAAAGACCGCAAAGGAAAGGAATTTAAGGTACAAAGACTCTTCACAGGAAATACTCATTGAGAATATAAATTCTAAAGACAATTCACAATTAATGGGAAGAACTAGAACAAATCGATTAACATTTTTTCCAAGGTTCTCAAGCAATAGACAATCGCATCAACCCGGAGAAATAGTAAATATAAAAATCAATGAAATACGTCCATTCTCTTTAACTGGAAGATTGCTATAA
- a CDS encoding D-alanine--D-alanine ligase family protein has protein sequence MSNKKLTIGLVFGGNSSEHEVSIESAKTIYNALSHSLNSDRFVVNPIYIDKHGFWEDSEYSKSILFENKESTITTESHKDPMDRITNLPKESNKIDVWFPALHGPNGEDGVIQGLFKLTGKPFVGSGTLGSSLGMDKIAMKSIFKSFNLPQAPYVYLHKENILNKLFMKSIFNQIEKIISYPCFVKPGNLGSSIGITKAYSKQELINGIEIAARYDERIIIEKNIAGRELECGVLGKSIMKSSVIGEVKFQTDWYTYESKYDANLSSTIIPADLNIEISNKIQNLAIEACKAINAFGLARVDFFYQENTQQIYINEVNTLPGFTKTSMYPMLWEASGLKLEKLVASLIEIARE, from the coding sequence ATGTCGAATAAAAAACTCACTATTGGACTTGTTTTTGGTGGAAATTCAAGCGAACATGAAGTCTCTATCGAATCAGCTAAAACTATTTATAATGCCTTATCTCATTCTTTAAATAGTGATCGCTTTGTTGTAAATCCAATTTACATAGATAAGCATGGTTTTTGGGAAGATTCAGAATACTCAAAGTCAATTTTATTTGAAAACAAAGAATCAACTATAACAACTGAAAGCCATAAAGACCCCATGGATAGGATCACTAATCTTCCAAAAGAAAGTAACAAGATTGATGTATGGTTCCCCGCTTTACATGGTCCAAACGGGGAAGATGGAGTTATTCAAGGATTATTTAAATTAACAGGAAAACCTTTTGTTGGATCAGGAACTCTTGGTTCATCTCTAGGCATGGATAAAATAGCAATGAAATCAATTTTTAAATCATTTAATCTTCCTCAAGCTCCATATGTTTATTTACACAAAGAGAATATATTGAATAAATTATTTATGAAGTCGATTTTTAATCAAATAGAAAAGATAATAAGCTATCCATGTTTTGTAAAGCCGGGTAACCTAGGATCTTCTATTGGCATAACTAAAGCATACTCAAAGCAAGAGCTAATCAATGGAATAGAAATTGCAGCCAGATATGATGAAAGAATTATAATAGAAAAAAATATTGCAGGAAGAGAACTTGAATGTGGAGTATTAGGAAAGTCCATAATGAAATCATCAGTTATTGGCGAAGTTAAATTTCAAACTGATTGGTATACATATGAATCAAAATATGATGCAAATCTAAGTAGTACAATTATCCCAGCTGATTTGAATATAGAGATATCTAATAAGATACAAAATCTAGCTATCGAGGCATGTAAGGCTATTAATGCTTTTGGTTTGGCAAGAGTCGATTTCTTTTATCAAGAAAACACGCAACAGATTTATATCAATGAAGTAAATACCTTGCCTGGGTTTACAAAAACGAGCATGTATCCAATGCTTTGGGAAGCTTCTGGATTAAAACTAGAAAAACTTGTTGCTAGTCTCATAGAAATAGCTAGAGAATAA
- a CDS encoding cell division protein FtsQ/DivIB: MRPLNSKKKVSKLNKNNPISSIKVSDVSQSKNLLIELWQLLFFSTTSIILILTFVNQAWKPISFDETKITGLSGITENDIKKVTSIFYPRNLLELNPKEIESYLIKKLPIKKVSVSRKIFPPEVHLNVLEREPIAFASRVISKNVENGMIDIQGYWIPLQFLNKSKKNKIKLSIENWNSNKKKEILKIIKNRFILQSPLQKIKINPLQEISIKTEHFNSVLLGSDTDRLIEQMNNLNQLQKSLPNLLINTKVKVVDLKDPSKPELKIEKILIDSD, from the coding sequence ATGCGACCTTTAAACTCAAAAAAAAAAGTAAGCAAATTAAATAAAAATAATCCTATTTCATCCATAAAAGTCTCAGATGTTTCTCAGAGCAAAAATCTTCTAATTGAACTTTGGCAATTACTTTTTTTTTCAACCACTTCAATTATTCTCATTCTTACATTTGTAAATCAGGCATGGAAACCAATAAGTTTTGATGAAACGAAAATAACAGGTCTTTCTGGAATAACAGAAAATGATATTAAAAAAGTTACTAGTATTTTTTACCCTAGAAACCTGTTGGAATTAAATCCAAAAGAAATCGAATCTTATTTAATAAAAAAGCTTCCAATCAAAAAAGTTTCCGTAAGCCGCAAAATTTTCCCCCCTGAAGTTCATTTAAATGTTTTAGAAAGAGAACCAATCGCTTTTGCGAGTCGAGTTATTTCCAAAAATGTCGAGAATGGAATGATTGATATTCAAGGATATTGGATACCACTGCAATTTCTAAATAAATCAAAAAAAAATAAAATAAAATTATCTATAGAAAATTGGAATTCAAATAAAAAAAAAGAAATTCTAAAAATAATTAAAAATAGATTTATTCTTCAAAGCCCTCTCCAAAAAATCAAAATAAATCCTCTCCAAGAAATCAGCATAAAAACCGAGCACTTCAATTCAGTTCTTCTAGGCTCTGATACAGATCGCTTGATCGAGCAAATGAATAATTTAAACCAGCTACAAAAATCATTACCAAATCTTTTAATCAACACAAAAGTAAAAGTCGTAGATCTTAAAGATCCCAGTAAACCAGAATTAAAAATCGAAAAAATCCTTATAGATAGCGATTAA
- the ftsZ gene encoding cell division protein FtsZ produces the protein MGIGNKSSFNMDEGILPSQSARIEVIGVGGGGSNAVNRMINSDLDGVTYRVLNTDAQALIQSSATHRVQLGQSLTRGLGAGGNPSIGQKAAEESRADLQQALEGVDLVFIAAGMGGGTGTGAAPVVAQVAKESGALTVGIVTKPFSFEGKRRLRQADEGIARLAENVDTLIVIPNDRLKDVISGAPLQEAFRSADDVLMKGVQGISDIITCPGLVNVDFADVRSVMTEAGTALLGIGLGSGRSRALEAAQAAINSPLLEAARIDGAKGCVINITGGKDMTLEDMTSASEVISDVVDPEANIIVGTVVDEKLEGEIQVTVIATGFDSNQIYSNERNRARLSPQSLYDQSEAKEAGASIPEFLRLRQNR, from the coding sequence ATGGGAATTGGAAACAAATCTAGTTTCAACATGGATGAAGGAATCCTACCCAGTCAATCTGCACGTATTGAGGTTATTGGTGTTGGGGGTGGAGGAAGTAATGCCGTCAACCGAATGATCAATAGTGATCTTGATGGAGTTACTTACCGAGTACTCAATACAGATGCTCAAGCTCTAATCCAATCATCTGCAACTCATAGAGTTCAACTAGGTCAAAGCTTAACTAGGGGGCTTGGTGCAGGCGGCAATCCAAGCATTGGACAAAAGGCTGCGGAGGAATCAAGGGCTGACCTTCAACAAGCCTTAGAAGGAGTAGATCTAGTCTTTATTGCTGCAGGAATGGGAGGTGGAACCGGTACGGGAGCAGCTCCAGTTGTTGCTCAGGTTGCCAAAGAAAGTGGTGCCTTGACAGTTGGTATAGTAACTAAACCATTTAGTTTTGAAGGCAAACGTCGCTTAAGACAGGCTGATGAAGGTATCGCAAGGCTTGCAGAAAATGTAGATACGTTAATTGTTATCCCAAACGACAGACTAAAAGACGTAATTTCTGGAGCACCTTTGCAAGAAGCTTTTAGAAGCGCTGATGATGTTCTAATGAAAGGAGTTCAAGGAATAAGCGATATAATTACATGTCCTGGATTAGTGAATGTAGATTTTGCTGATGTGCGTTCTGTCATGACAGAAGCTGGAACTGCTCTTTTAGGGATTGGCTTAGGGTCCGGCAGATCTAGAGCCTTAGAAGCCGCCCAAGCAGCAATCAATAGTCCTCTTTTAGAAGCAGCTCGAATAGATGGAGCAAAAGGATGCGTAATAAATATAACTGGAGGAAAAGATATGACTCTTGAAGACATGACATCTGCTTCTGAGGTTATATCAGATGTAGTAGATCCAGAAGCAAATATAATAGTAGGTACAGTTGTTGACGAAAAGCTCGAGGGGGAGATTCAGGTAACAGTAATTGCAACTGGATTTGACAGTAATCAGATTTATTCAAATGAAAGAAATAGGGCAAGACTTTCACCTCAATCTCTTTACGATCAATCAGAAGCCAAGGAAGCAGGTGCCTCAATACCAGAGTTTTTACGTCTAAGACAAAATCGTTGA
- the panB gene encoding 3-methyl-2-oxobutanoate hydroxymethyltransferase, producing MLTTDLVRFKKLGKQITVLTAWDAISSSIVEASGADVVLVGDSLGMVVLGHATTLPVTLDQMLHHTQAVCRGFSNPVANQPLVVCDLPFLSYQCGEDKAVEAAGTLLKNSCASAVKLEGAEPETLLVIKRLIRMGIPVMGHLGLTPQSVHQLGYKSQARDKDSQDKIFKDSEKLQESGCFAIVVEHIPEEIARKLKRNLIVPVIGIGAGNDCDGQVRVTADILGLSVEQPPFAKPLFSGRELCIEALKKWIKSTNPNQENPTTKTSESIPDC from the coding sequence ATGCTAACCACAGATTTGGTTCGTTTTAAAAAGTTGGGCAAACAGATAACTGTATTAACTGCTTGGGATGCTATCTCATCCTCAATAGTAGAAGCATCTGGTGCTGATGTTGTTCTGGTGGGGGATTCACTTGGAATGGTCGTATTAGGACATGCAACGACTCTTCCCGTAACACTTGATCAAATGCTTCACCACACACAGGCTGTTTGTAGAGGTTTTTCTAACCCTGTCGCTAATCAACCTTTAGTAGTTTGTGATCTCCCTTTCTTAAGTTATCAGTGTGGAGAAGACAAGGCGGTTGAAGCTGCTGGAACTTTACTGAAAAATTCCTGTGCTTCAGCAGTGAAGCTTGAAGGAGCTGAACCTGAGACTTTATTGGTCATTAAAAGACTTATAAGGATGGGAATCCCAGTAATGGGCCACCTTGGCTTAACTCCGCAATCAGTTCATCAGCTTGGATATAAATCGCAAGCAAGAGATAAAGATAGTCAAGATAAAATTTTCAAAGATTCCGAAAAGCTTCAAGAATCAGGATGTTTTGCAATAGTCGTTGAACATATTCCAGAGGAAATTGCCAGAAAATTAAAAAGAAATTTGATAGTTCCTGTAATTGGCATTGGCGCAGGAAATGATTGCGATGGTCAGGTAAGAGTTACAGCTGATATCCTTGGCCTTTCAGTTGAACAGCCACCTTTTGCAAAGCCTTTATTTTCAGGACGAGAACTTTGCATTGAAGCTCTAAAAAAATGGATTAAATCCACTAATCCAAACCAAGAGAATCCCACCACAAAAACATCTGAATCAATACCTGATTGCTGA
- the hemW gene encoding radical SAM family heme chaperone HemW: MVAPPRSAYLHIPFCHKRCFYCDFSIIPLGDSAQVPGSPGITSINAYLDLLHREISIAPRGPALSTIYFGGGTPSLLKKNEVGDLLKNLQRKFGFQDGAEITMEVDPATFFENDLNGYIEIGINRFSLGGQAFDDITLASIGRKHNCSQLIEACNWVNKLFKKGMLRSWSLDLIQNLPGLNFSKWIKNLEQAVHTEAPHFSIYDLTIEPDTVFGRIHKKGHLNIPIESEAQKIDFETNRFLKSKGFSRYEISSYSLPGHASRHNRMYWSGSGWWGFGMGATSAPWGERFSRPRTIAGYRKWIDQQESQLLEKSLSYEKSKPMPLDELLMIGLRRREGVHLEELAKNAGWTQKECDKNLELLEKFWLNSLNEGSLLKKNGRYFLSDPNGMQISNQVLIQMFLWWDSLGLD, translated from the coding sequence ATGGTAGCCCCACCAAGAAGTGCATATTTGCATATACCCTTTTGCCATAAAAGATGTTTTTACTGTGATTTTTCCATTATCCCTTTAGGTGATAGCGCTCAAGTTCCAGGTAGTCCAGGGATAACTTCTATTAACGCATATTTGGATTTACTTCATAGAGAGATTTCAATTGCACCTAGAGGTCCTGCATTGTCAACAATCTATTTTGGTGGTGGAACACCTTCTTTGTTGAAAAAAAATGAGGTGGGTGATTTGTTGAAAAATCTTCAAAGAAAATTTGGATTTCAAGATGGTGCGGAGATAACTATGGAGGTTGATCCTGCAACATTTTTTGAAAATGATCTGAATGGATACATAGAAATTGGAATCAATAGATTTAGCTTAGGAGGTCAGGCATTTGATGATATTACTTTGGCTTCTATTGGTAGAAAACATAATTGTTCTCAATTAATAGAGGCTTGTAATTGGGTAAATAAATTATTTAAAAAAGGAATGCTAAGAAGCTGGAGTCTTGATTTGATTCAAAATCTCCCAGGATTAAATTTTTCTAAGTGGATTAAAAATTTGGAACAAGCAGTTCATACGGAAGCCCCACATTTTTCAATCTATGATTTAACCATCGAACCAGATACTGTTTTTGGAAGAATTCACAAAAAAGGGCATTTGAATATCCCCATTGAATCTGAAGCTCAAAAAATAGATTTTGAAACCAATAGATTTCTTAAAAGTAAGGGTTTTTCTAGATATGAAATTTCAAGTTATTCATTGCCTGGTCATGCATCTAGACACAATCGTATGTATTGGAGTGGTTCTGGTTGGTGGGGTTTTGGGATGGGGGCGACAAGTGCTCCTTGGGGGGAGAGGTTTTCTAGACCCAGAACAATTGCTGGTTATAGAAAATGGATTGATCAGCAAGAGAGTCAATTATTAGAGAAAAGCTTGTCTTATGAAAAGTCAAAACCAATGCCATTGGATGAACTACTGATGATTGGTCTCAGAAGACGTGAAGGTGTTCATTTGGAGGAACTTGCTAAAAATGCTGGATGGACGCAAAAAGAATGCGATAAAAATTTAGAATTACTGGAGAAATTTTGGCTAAATTCTTTAAACGAAGGATCTCTATTAAAAAAGAATGGTAGGTATTTTTTAAGTGATCCTAATGGAATGCAAATCAGCAATCAGGTATTGATTCAGATGTTTTTGTGGTGGGATTCTCTTGGTTTGGATTAG
- a CDS encoding PIN/TRAM domain-containing protein — protein MADLVILVLFLISGAITGWIGVNWLPEETLNHITNLKNLKIALSGLTALVGLLIAFLFQQFRNKLTKRIRTMPTDLLVSRSVGIVLGLVIATLLLVPVLLLPLPAELFFVKPIFAVLSNIFFGVLGYNLADVHGRTVLRLFNPNSTESLLMADGILTPASAKVLDTSVIIDGRIQSLLRFGLIEGQIIVAQSVMDELQKLADSSNNEKRGKGRRGLKLLNQLRESYGRRLVINSTKYEGEGTDEILLKLTSDISGILITVDYNLSQVALVQEIKVLNLSDLVLAVRPEVQPGEKLNLKVVREGKENSQGIAYLEDGTMVVIEEGLQWIGKRIEVVVTGALQTPTGRMVFSKASNDQPPNKFEKTKASQG, from the coding sequence ATGGCAGACCTAGTTATTCTGGTTTTATTTCTTATATCAGGTGCAATCACCGGATGGATTGGAGTGAATTGGTTACCAGAAGAGACTTTAAACCATATTACTAATCTCAAAAATTTAAAAATTGCCCTATCAGGATTAACCGCTCTCGTCGGGCTTTTAATAGCATTCCTTTTTCAGCAATTTAGAAATAAATTAACTAAAAGGATAAGAACGATGCCAACAGATCTACTAGTTAGTAGATCTGTTGGCATCGTTCTTGGACTTGTCATAGCAACCCTTTTATTAGTTCCTGTACTTCTTCTACCCTTACCAGCTGAATTATTTTTTGTAAAGCCTATTTTTGCTGTACTTAGCAACATTTTTTTTGGAGTTCTTGGATATAACCTTGCCGATGTTCACGGTCGAACCGTTTTACGTCTGTTCAATCCCAATAGCACTGAATCTTTGTTAATGGCAGATGGGATTCTTACTCCAGCCAGTGCAAAAGTTTTAGATACCAGCGTGATAATTGATGGTCGTATTCAGTCCCTCCTAAGATTTGGGCTAATAGAAGGTCAAATAATCGTAGCCCAGTCAGTTATGGATGAGCTACAAAAATTAGCTGATTCAAGTAACAATGAAAAAAGAGGAAAAGGGAGGAGAGGTCTAAAATTACTCAACCAACTAAGAGAAAGTTATGGAAGAAGATTAGTTATCAACAGTACAAAATATGAAGGAGAAGGGACTGATGAAATTCTTTTAAAGTTAACCTCAGATATTTCAGGAATATTAATCACAGTCGATTACAACTTATCTCAAGTGGCTCTAGTCCAAGAAATCAAAGTTCTCAACTTAAGCGATTTAGTACTTGCAGTTAGGCCTGAAGTTCAACCTGGTGAGAAGTTAAATTTAAAAGTTGTTAGAGAAGGTAAGGAAAACTCACAAGGTATTGCCTATCTTGAAGATGGCACAATGGTTGTTATTGAGGAGGGTCTCCAATGGATCGGTAAAAGAATAGAAGTAGTTGTGACTGGAGCATTACAAACACCAACAGGCAGAATGGTTTTTAGTAAAGCTTCAAATGATCAGCCACCGAACAAATTTGAAAAAACAAAAGCATCTCAAGGCTAG
- a CDS encoding ATP-dependent Clp protease proteolytic subunit, with translation MTTSAPYYGDSAVMRTPPPDLPSLLLKERIVYLGLPLFSDDDAKRQLGMDVTELIIAQLLFLEFDNSEKPIYFYINSTGTSWYTGDAIGFETEAFAICDTLRYVKPPVHTICIGQAMGTAAVILSAGTKGQRAALPHASIVLHQPRSGAQGQATDIQIRANEVIHNKKAMLEILSHNTGRSVDQLSKDSDRMSYLNPHEAVDYGIIDRVLTSRKDLPSERVLPK, from the coding sequence ATGACCACATCTGCTCCGTATTATGGCGATTCTGCCGTAATGAGAACTCCGCCACCTGATTTACCATCACTTCTTCTAAAAGAAAGGATAGTTTATTTAGGCTTGCCACTATTTTCCGATGATGATGCCAAAAGGCAACTCGGAATGGATGTAACTGAACTAATTATTGCCCAACTTCTTTTTCTGGAATTTGATAATTCTGAGAAACCTATTTATTTTTACATTAACTCAACTGGAACAAGCTGGTACACAGGAGATGCAATCGGATTTGAAACTGAAGCCTTTGCAATCTGCGACACTCTAAGATACGTAAAACCCCCAGTCCATACCATTTGCATAGGGCAAGCCATGGGGACCGCTGCAGTAATACTCTCGGCTGGGACAAAAGGGCAACGCGCGGCATTACCACATGCATCAATTGTTCTTCATCAGCCTAGAAGTGGTGCTCAAGGCCAAGCAACTGATATTCAAATCAGAGCGAATGAGGTCATTCACAACAAGAAAGCAATGCTAGAAATCCTTAGTCATAACACTGGAAGATCAGTAGATCAATTATCCAAAGACTCAGATCGAATGAGTTATCTAAACCCACATGAAGCAGTAGATTATGGGATTATAGATCGTGTTCTTACGAGTAGAAAAGACTTGCCAAGCGAGAGAGTTTTGCCCAAATAA
- a CDS encoding ATP-dependent Clp protease proteolytic subunit, whose protein sequence is MPIGTPSVPYRLPGSQFERWVDIYTRLGAERILFLGQEVNDGIANSLVAQMLYLDSEDSSKPIYLYINSPGGSVTAGLAIYDTMKYVKSDVVTICVGLAASMGAFLLSAGTKGKRLALPHSRIMIHQPLGGTAQRQASDIEIEAREILRIKEMLNKSMAEMTGQTYEKIEKDTDRDYFLSAEEAKVYGLIDRVITHPSES, encoded by the coding sequence ATGCCTATCGGTACTCCAAGCGTTCCATACCGTCTTCCAGGAAGTCAATTCGAAAGATGGGTTGATATATATACAAGACTTGGTGCGGAGAGAATTCTATTTCTTGGTCAAGAAGTAAATGACGGCATTGCAAATAGCCTCGTAGCACAAATGCTTTATCTTGATTCTGAAGACAGTAGTAAGCCGATCTATTTGTATATCAATAGTCCTGGAGGCTCCGTAACAGCGGGTTTAGCCATCTATGACACTATGAAATATGTAAAAAGTGACGTGGTAACCATTTGTGTTGGTTTAGCGGCCTCAATGGGTGCTTTTTTACTCTCTGCAGGAACAAAAGGTAAAAGGCTTGCACTACCCCATAGCAGAATCATGATCCACCAGCCACTAGGTGGTACTGCTCAAAGACAAGCGAGTGACATAGAAATTGAAGCACGAGAGATTCTTAGAATAAAAGAAATGCTCAATAAATCCATGGCAGAGATGACGGGACAAACATATGAAAAGATAGAAAAAGATACTGATCGTGATTACTTTTTGAGCGCGGAAGAAGCAAAAGTCTATGGCCTAATCGATCGAGTGATAACCCATCCAAGCGAAAGTTAA
- the ilvC gene encoding ketol-acid reductoisomerase: MAKLFYDSDADLGLLQDKTVAIIGYGSQGHAHALNLKDSGIKVVVGLYEGSRSASKATSDGLEVLSVAEASEKADWIMVLLPDEFQKDVYNKEIAPHLKPGKVLSFAHGFNIRFELIKPPEFVDVVMIAPKGPGHTVRWEYQNGQGVPALFAIEQDASGNARSLAMAYAKGIGGTRAGILETNFKEETETDLFGEQAVLCGGLSELVKAGFETLVEAGYQPELAYFECLHEVKLIVDLMVKGGLTAMRDSISNTAEYGDYVSGPRLITKETKEEMKNILADIQDGTFAMNFVKECEAGKPEMKKIRQKDSELPIEKVGKTLRSMFSWLK, from the coding sequence ATGGCAAAACTTTTTTACGACTCCGATGCAGACCTAGGTCTTCTTCAAGATAAAACCGTTGCAATTATTGGCTATGGATCTCAAGGCCACGCCCATGCATTGAATTTAAAAGATAGTGGTATCAAAGTTGTTGTTGGACTTTATGAAGGAAGTCGCTCAGCGAGCAAAGCAACTTCTGATGGATTGGAAGTTTTAAGCGTCGCAGAGGCTTCTGAGAAGGCAGATTGGATTATGGTACTTTTGCCTGATGAGTTTCAAAAAGATGTTTATAACAAAGAGATAGCTCCTCATTTAAAACCAGGCAAAGTACTAAGTTTTGCGCATGGTTTCAATATTCGCTTTGAATTAATAAAACCACCTGAATTTGTCGATGTTGTAATGATTGCCCCAAAAGGACCAGGTCACACTGTCAGGTGGGAGTATCAAAATGGTCAAGGGGTTCCAGCTTTATTTGCAATTGAGCAAGATGCCTCCGGCAATGCAAGATCACTTGCGATGGCATATGCAAAAGGTATCGGCGGCACACGCGCTGGGATTTTAGAAACTAATTTCAAAGAAGAAACAGAAACTGATCTTTTTGGAGAACAAGCAGTTTTGTGCGGAGGCCTATCAGAGTTAGTCAAAGCAGGTTTTGAAACTCTTGTAGAAGCAGGTTATCAACCTGAATTGGCCTACTTTGAATGCTTACATGAAGTCAAATTAATCGTTGACCTCATGGTTAAAGGAGGTCTTACTGCAATGAGGGATTCGATTTCAAATACAGCTGAATATGGAGATTACGTAAGCGGACCAAGATTAATAACCAAAGAGACAAAAGAAGAAATGAAAAATATTCTTGCCGATATTCAAGATGGTACTTTTGCTATGAACTTTGTAAAAGAATGCGAAGCAGGCAAACCTGAAATGAAGAAAATTCGCCAAAAAGACTCAGAGCTTCCAATAGAAAAAGTAGGAAAAACACTTCGTTCGATGTTTAGTTGGCTTAAATAA